Proteins co-encoded in one Meiothermus sp. genomic window:
- a CDS encoding CHASE2 domain-containing protein, which translates to MDKPGLPSPQQRALSPHARKALWRTGLVVLVMVASSYILSNNLLGPFGAFIKGPQGASLDRLTRVVHRWGSPVPVRDFPLVVLVELEQQSIEQLSPGSYVFNRGQLARLTQKILTYAPRGIFLDFDLRHPSNEGGVLSTGDRQLLALLKQIRTPLLLPDPTVLGQPLNRLSPYLHPVQAQVFYDSDGQTRKIPRPLPGQPVAASLGLYCLGLGIDLRDSHCQHSVAPGNPRSDGKRIVYREIRRFGAHAEGRQLWPHLVVLSGLDLLNDGLVQSEATQGALFLVGRTYPQADDVHFTAIGPVQGIDIHTNALLTLATYRSFSETLGWGPVLLVVPLVVFLALWLTYSITDGWLRASRFQGFVQALVETAIAAWFLFLAGVLILQYSGLFLDYLYPIVAFQMGTLLLKLFAGGKKDESKSSDRGQEVADKLKEVVQGTGDG; encoded by the coding sequence GTGGATAAGCCGGGCCTCCCATCCCCCCAGCAGCGGGCCCTCTCGCCCCACGCCCGCAAGGCCCTCTGGCGCACCGGGCTGGTGGTGCTGGTGATGGTGGCCTCGTCGTACATCCTGAGCAACAACCTGCTGGGGCCTTTTGGCGCCTTCATCAAGGGGCCGCAGGGGGCCTCGCTGGATCGGCTGACCCGGGTGGTGCACCGCTGGGGTTCGCCGGTGCCTGTGCGGGACTTTCCGCTGGTGGTGTTGGTGGAGCTCGAGCAGCAGAGTATAGAGCAGCTTAGCCCGGGCAGCTACGTGTTCAACCGGGGCCAACTGGCCCGCCTGACCCAAAAAATCCTGACCTATGCGCCCAGGGGTATCTTCCTGGACTTCGACCTGCGCCACCCCAGCAACGAAGGGGGGGTGCTGTCGACAGGCGACCGGCAGCTACTGGCCTTGTTGAAGCAGATCCGAACCCCCCTACTGCTACCCGACCCAACGGTACTGGGCCAGCCGCTGAATCGGCTGAGCCCCTACCTTCACCCCGTACAGGCCCAGGTCTTCTACGACAGCGACGGGCAAACCCGCAAAATTCCCCGCCCCCTGCCGGGGCAGCCGGTAGCCGCCTCGCTGGGGCTGTATTGCCTGGGGCTGGGCATCGATTTACGGGACAGCCACTGCCAGCACTCGGTGGCGCCGGGCAATCCCAGGTCGGACGGTAAGCGCATCGTCTACCGCGAAATCAGGCGCTTTGGTGCCCATGCCGAAGGCCGCCAGCTCTGGCCCCATCTGGTCGTACTGAGCGGGCTGGATTTGTTGAACGACGGGCTGGTGCAGTCCGAAGCCACCCAGGGGGCTTTGTTTCTGGTGGGGCGCACCTACCCCCAGGCCGACGACGTGCACTTTACCGCCATCGGACCGGTACAGGGCATCGACATCCACACCAACGCCCTCCTGACCTTGGCCACCTACCGCAGCTTTTCCGAAACCCTGGGCTGGGGGCCGGTGCTCCTGGTGGTGCCGCTGGTGGTGTTTTTGGCCCTGTGGCTTACCTATTCCATTACCGATGGCTGGCTCAGGGCCAGCCGCTTCCAGGGCTTCGTGCAGGCCCTGGTCGAGACCGCCATAGCGGCCTGGTTTTTGTTTCTGGCCGGGGTGCTCATTTTGCAGTACTCCGGCCTTTTTCTGGACTACCTCTACCCGATTGTGGCCTTTCAGATGGGAACCTTGCTCTTGAAGCTGTTTGCCGGAGGGAAAAAAGATGAAAGCAAATCCAGCGATAGAGGCCAGGAAGTGGCCGACAAGCTCAAGGAAGTGGTACAGGGCACCGGCGATGGGTAG